One Streptomyces sp. V4I8 genomic window carries:
- a CDS encoding GNAT family N-acetyltransferase, translated as MRNWITRAETSADIPAIRDIVLAAFETSLEADLVDTLRADSSWIEGLSLVSTGENGRPVGYALLTRCHIGDTPALCLAPCAVRPERQNSGAGSAAIRAALAAAATMGEHHVVVLGHPTYYPRFGFTRASAHGIGLTIDVPDEALMALTLDAEHPLPRGTVRYAAPFGI; from the coding sequence ATGCGCAACTGGATTACGCGCGCTGAGACCAGCGCCGACATCCCCGCCATCCGTGACATCGTCCTGGCCGCGTTCGAAACCTCTTTGGAGGCCGACCTCGTCGACACGCTGCGTGCCGACTCCTCCTGGATCGAGGGCCTGTCCCTCGTCTCCACGGGAGAGAACGGCCGTCCCGTCGGCTACGCGCTGCTGACGCGCTGCCACATCGGCGACACCCCGGCCCTGTGCCTGGCCCCGTGCGCCGTCCGACCCGAGCGGCAGAACAGCGGCGCCGGCTCCGCGGCCATCCGCGCCGCCCTCGCAGCGGCCGCGACCATGGGCGAGCACCACGTCGTCGTCCTGGGGCACCCGACCTACTACCCCCGGTTCGGCTTCACCCGCGCCTCCGCCCACGGCATCGGCCTGACCATCGACGTACCCGACGAGGCCCTGATGGCCCTCACCCTGGATGCCGAGCACCCGCTGCCCAGGGGAACCGTCCGCTACGCCGCACCGTTCGGTATCTGA
- a CDS encoding ArsR/SmtB family transcription factor gives MPSTGSPVPVIKVLPEPAGLPEPLPEPVVEDLRLEVVLGALSDPLRLRIVRKLLLESERFDHSCGWFGLDRPKSSLTHHFKALREAGITRQRQYGLERRSHVRVDDLNARFPGLLDLVAAWTPDSR, from the coding sequence ATGCCTTCGACGGGGAGTCCAGTGCCGGTGATCAAGGTGCTGCCGGAGCCCGCGGGGCTGCCCGAGCCGCTGCCCGAGCCAGTGGTCGAGGACCTGCGCCTGGAGGTGGTGCTGGGCGCGCTGAGCGATCCGCTGCGCCTGCGCATCGTGCGCAAACTCCTCCTGGAATCGGAGCGGTTCGACCATTCTTGCGGTTGGTTCGGCCTCGACCGTCCCAAGTCCTCCCTCACCCACCACTTCAAGGCACTGCGTGAGGCGGGCATCACCCGCCAGCGCCAGTACGGCCTGGAACGCCGCAGCCACGTCCGAGTCGACGACCTCAACGCCCGTTTCCCCGGGCTCTTGGACTTGGTCGCGGCGTGGACTCCGGACTCACGCTGA
- a CDS encoding MFS transporter has translation MSESRTVPVKAVREQQRPAASERPEASASTAPTWWVWLAAWPVTAVFILSNAATPLYVLWQRDIGFSKGTLTVIFASYIVGLLGSLLVSGVVSDRLGRKLVLLPALALAVAACVIFATASTVAALVAARLFTGIAVGAIVSAGMAAVTDVAGQDRKRLAALLASCAMVFGAGLGPLLAGVLSETLPAPTVTVFLVEIVLLAIAILAVLRTPVRRPATRSTGAWVRVPGVPQGTSRQLVLGIAVFAPGITATSFVLSLGPSLLSGLLGTTSRIVAGAMAFVMFLAATGVQFAVQKLRRRTILTAGAVTTTVSMVTLIIAVHMSSVPVLIASALLAGAGQGMGQLGGLSLLNSSVPPQRLAEANAALNVGGYVPAGILPVSAGYLSDAVGLTTGATVFGTALMSLAVIGGLVVVADRRRVPEPA, from the coding sequence ATGTCGGAGAGTCGAACGGTGCCGGTCAAGGCGGTGAGGGAACAGCAGCGGCCCGCAGCGAGTGAACGGCCGGAGGCGAGCGCCTCCACGGCTCCCACCTGGTGGGTGTGGCTGGCCGCGTGGCCGGTGACCGCAGTCTTCATCCTGTCCAACGCGGCAACCCCCCTGTATGTGCTGTGGCAGCGAGACATCGGCTTCTCCAAGGGCACCCTGACCGTGATCTTCGCCTCCTACATCGTCGGGCTGCTCGGCTCGCTGCTCGTCTCCGGCGTCGTGTCCGACCGGCTCGGGCGCAAGCTCGTCCTGCTGCCCGCACTGGCCCTCGCCGTGGCGGCGTGCGTGATCTTCGCGACCGCCTCAACAGTGGCCGCGCTCGTCGCGGCCCGACTGTTCACCGGTATCGCCGTCGGCGCCATCGTCTCCGCGGGCATGGCCGCCGTGACAGACGTGGCGGGCCAGGACCGCAAGCGGCTCGCCGCCCTGCTCGCCTCCTGCGCGATGGTCTTCGGGGCCGGCCTCGGCCCGCTGCTCGCGGGCGTCCTCTCCGAGACCCTGCCCGCGCCGACAGTCACCGTCTTCCTCGTCGAGATCGTCCTGCTGGCCATCGCGATCCTCGCCGTACTGCGCACGCCCGTACGGCGTCCCGCGACGCGCTCCACGGGCGCCTGGGTGCGCGTGCCCGGTGTACCGCAGGGCACCAGCAGGCAACTCGTCCTGGGGATCGCCGTGTTCGCGCCCGGCATCACCGCGACCTCGTTCGTGCTCTCGCTCGGCCCCTCGCTGCTGTCCGGGCTGCTCGGCACCACCAGCCGGATCGTCGCCGGAGCGATGGCGTTCGTCATGTTCCTCGCCGCCACCGGCGTGCAGTTCGCGGTGCAAAAACTGCGCAGGCGCACCATCCTGACCGCTGGGGCGGTCACCACCACCGTCAGCATGGTGACGCTCATCATCGCCGTGCACATGTCGTCGGTCCCGGTGCTCATCGCCTCCGCACTGCTGGCCGGCGCCGGGCAGGGCATGGGCCAGCTCGGCGGTCTCTCCCTGCTCAACTCCAGCGTGCCGCCTCAGCGGCTGGCCGAGGCCAACGCGGCACTCAACGTGGGCGGCTACGTTCCGGCGGGCATCCTGCCGGTGTCGGCCGGCTACCTCAGCGACGCCGTGGGACTGACCACCGGAGCGACCGTCTTCGGCACCGCCCTGATGAGCCTCGCGGTCATCGGCGGCCTCGTGGTCGTCGCCGACCGACGCCGGGTGCCGGAACCTGCGTGA
- a CDS encoding pentapeptide repeat-containing protein translates to MRWPLGLHIVAILVLAVAAATTVLVLLWLALGAPRVQVSGPLKPSDTYDAVKIALAVVAGAGGVVALVVAYRRQHLSEATDAREYDKALIERFGAAAAQLGADQPAVRMAGAYAMAGLADEWPQERQMCIDVLCGYLRMPHAPDPPTDDEALASWRREREVRVTVLGLIAAHLREGAPASWRGHDLDFTGAVLDEADFRGARFTGGDILFIKTLFAGHGTDQIIFDDADFAEGAHVYFRLAEFRSGTVRFNRATFSGGWVTFDSARFTGAHVTFRDAAFTAGEVPFEGAEFADGTVDFTGAAFTGSTVNFGEHHLPSIYRTAPPARFSGGTVDLSQTADFTHPPQFSLQALPPGLRLPSDTNISDLP, encoded by the coding sequence ATGCGCTGGCCCCTGGGCCTGCATATCGTCGCGATACTGGTCCTGGCCGTAGCCGCAGCGACCACAGTCTTAGTGCTGCTCTGGCTGGCGCTGGGGGCACCTCGAGTGCAGGTATCCGGCCCGCTCAAACCCAGCGACACATACGACGCCGTCAAGATCGCGTTAGCCGTTGTCGCAGGAGCAGGCGGCGTAGTTGCCCTCGTGGTCGCCTACCGGCGCCAGCATCTCAGCGAAGCCACCGATGCCCGCGAGTACGACAAGGCACTCATCGAACGCTTCGGCGCCGCAGCTGCACAGCTCGGGGCAGACCAGCCGGCCGTACGCATGGCCGGCGCCTACGCCATGGCAGGGCTCGCCGATGAATGGCCGCAGGAACGACAGATGTGCATCGACGTGCTGTGCGGCTACCTGAGAATGCCGCACGCCCCCGACCCACCCACCGACGACGAGGCGCTGGCGTCGTGGCGGCGTGAACGGGAAGTACGTGTCACCGTCCTGGGACTCATCGCCGCCCACCTGCGCGAGGGTGCGCCCGCATCCTGGCGGGGTCACGACCTCGACTTCACCGGTGCTGTCCTTGATGAAGCCGACTTCCGGGGCGCCCGTTTCACCGGCGGCGACATCCTTTTCATCAAGACCCTCTTCGCCGGCCACGGAACGGACCAGATCATCTTCGACGACGCCGACTTCGCCGAAGGCGCCCACGTCTACTTCCGGCTCGCCGAATTCCGCAGCGGCACCGTCCGCTTCAACCGCGCCACTTTCAGCGGCGGCTGGGTCACCTTCGACAGCGCCCGGTTCACCGGCGCTCACGTGACCTTCCGAGACGCTGCCTTCACGGCAGGCGAAGTCCCCTTTGAGGGCGCTGAGTTCGCCGACGGCACGGTCGACTTCACAGGCGCGGCCTTCACCGGCAGCACAGTGAACTTCGGTGAACACCACCTCCCCTCCATCTACCGCACGGCACCGCCCGCCCGCTTCAGCGGCGGCACCGTCGACTTGTCCCAGACAGCCGACTTCACCCACCCGCCCCAGTTCTCGCTGCAGGCACTGCCACCCGGGCTCCGGCTTCCGTCAGACACCAACATCTCCGACCTCCCCTGA
- a CDS encoding LacI family DNA-binding transcriptional regulator — MTTIKDVAERAGVAPSTVSYVLSGSRKISEDTRLAVQAAIDELGYHPRASARTLRSARTRVLALAAPRVPGAYRAIDGRFAIDVTDAARVHGYDVLLMTDSDGVGGLRRVAGSRLADAAVLMAVEDRDPRVEVLRELGFPGALLGHDDHAALPWTDLDWEAAVALAVRETAAAGHRRILFLSSAEHEVAARRGYALHGLDGARRAATETGAEVRVMPSHRDPDVLVRRLSEALTARPVPTALVVQHLILLPRLLDAVAAAGLRVPHDLTVVLVGSLPDELGIRHLPRIDLPVAEMSTAVARLAIDAIGSGRDDRPPSSQEPGAAPASSMPSDAPHHLIQPRMAGPAVAPPSPG, encoded by the coding sequence ATGACCACGATCAAGGACGTCGCCGAGCGGGCAGGCGTCGCACCGAGCACCGTTTCGTACGTCCTGAGCGGGTCGCGCAAGATCTCCGAGGACACCCGGCTCGCGGTGCAGGCCGCGATCGACGAGCTCGGGTACCACCCGCGCGCGAGTGCCCGTACGCTGCGCAGCGCACGGACCCGAGTGCTCGCGCTGGCCGCGCCGCGCGTGCCCGGGGCGTACCGGGCGATCGACGGGCGGTTCGCGATCGACGTCACCGACGCCGCCCGTGTGCACGGGTACGACGTGCTGCTGATGACGGACAGCGACGGCGTCGGCGGGCTGCGCCGGGTGGCCGGAAGCAGGCTCGCGGACGCCGCGGTGCTGATGGCGGTCGAGGACCGCGACCCCCGTGTCGAGGTCCTGCGCGAACTGGGCTTCCCCGGGGCGCTGCTCGGTCACGACGATCACGCGGCGCTGCCCTGGACCGATCTCGACTGGGAGGCCGCTGTCGCCCTCGCCGTGCGCGAGACAGCCGCAGCCGGGCACCGGCGGATCCTCTTCCTCTCGTCGGCCGAGCACGAGGTCGCCGCACGCCGCGGCTATGCCCTGCACGGTCTCGACGGCGCCCGGCGAGCGGCCACCGAGACCGGGGCCGAGGTACGCGTGATGCCGTCCCACCGCGACCCGGACGTCCTGGTGCGGCGGCTGAGCGAGGCGCTGACGGCGCGGCCCGTCCCGACCGCGCTGGTCGTCCAGCACCTGATCCTCCTCCCCCGCCTGCTGGACGCGGTGGCGGCGGCCGGGTTGCGGGTCCCTCACGATCTGACCGTCGTGCTCGTCGGCAGCCTCCCGGACGAGCTGGGCATCCGGCATCTGCCGCGGATCGATCTGCCCGTCGCGGAGATGTCCACGGCGGTGGCCCGGCTCGCCATCGACGCGATCGGCTCCGGCCGCGACGACCGGCCACCGTCCTCTCAGGAGCCCGGCGCGGCACCTGCCTCGAGCATGCCCTCCGACGCGCCGCACCACCTGATCCAGCCGCGGATGGCCGGGCCCGCCGTCGCCCCGCCGTCGCCCGGCTGA
- a CDS encoding sugar ABC transporter substrate-binding protein, with protein MPFIAGRIRTRGGRVPALAATLACALVAPGLTGCAAEPDPGTVTVLNSATDTAEHTANQRFFDRCSKPLGLTVEQISVPADQIASKALRMASSDSLTDILELDGSELPQFAQTEGLRPLDEVGVDTSGLSASAKSLGSYNGTQYGIARSVNSLALIYNTKLLKDAGITPPTTWEELRVAAKKLTAGDTYGMAFSASPNADGVYQFLPFFWSAGGDEAKIDNGKGEGALQLWKDLVGDGSASRSVVNWNQQDVNDQFVAGRAAMMINGPWQVPVLNAQKKVDWAVASIPVPEAGKPAVPPIGGTVMAVPRNDEDPAREKNAGKVLNCLNSEENQLQWGESVNNVPTRATAAQAYAQQNPQLAAFAELVTTARSRTAKVGTGWPVVGDALAGAFQSVLTGRTSPEQALHRAQQQASAGK; from the coding sequence TTGCCGTTCATAGCAGGACGCATCAGAACGAGAGGTGGACGCGTTCCCGCGCTCGCCGCCACCCTTGCCTGTGCCCTCGTCGCGCCAGGGCTGACCGGCTGTGCCGCGGAGCCCGACCCGGGCACTGTCACCGTGCTCAACTCGGCGACCGACACCGCCGAGCACACCGCCAACCAGCGGTTCTTCGACCGCTGCAGCAAGCCGCTCGGCCTGACGGTCGAGCAGATCAGCGTGCCCGCCGACCAGATCGCCTCCAAGGCGCTTCGGATGGCGTCGTCCGACTCGCTCACCGACATCCTGGAGCTCGACGGGTCGGAGCTGCCCCAGTTCGCGCAGACAGAGGGCCTGCGGCCGCTCGACGAGGTCGGGGTCGACACCTCCGGCCTCTCCGCGAGCGCGAAATCCCTCGGCTCGTACAACGGCACCCAGTACGGCATCGCCCGTTCCGTCAATTCCCTCGCGTTGATCTACAACACCAAGCTCCTCAAGGACGCGGGCATCACCCCGCCCACCACCTGGGAGGAGCTGCGCGTCGCCGCGAAGAAGCTGACCGCGGGCGACACCTACGGCATGGCCTTCAGCGCGAGCCCGAACGCGGACGGCGTCTACCAGTTCCTTCCGTTCTTCTGGTCCGCCGGCGGTGACGAGGCCAAGATCGACAATGGCAAGGGCGAGGGCGCTCTCCAGCTCTGGAAGGACCTGGTCGGGGACGGCTCCGCCTCCAGGTCCGTCGTCAACTGGAACCAGCAGGACGTCAACGACCAGTTCGTCGCGGGCCGCGCCGCCATGATGATCAATGGGCCTTGGCAGGTGCCGGTCCTCAATGCCCAGAAGAAGGTGGACTGGGCGGTCGCGAGCATTCCGGTGCCCGAGGCGGGCAAACCGGCGGTGCCGCCCATCGGTGGCACCGTCATGGCCGTACCGAGGAACGACGAGGACCCGGCCCGCGAGAAGAACGCGGGCAAGGTCCTGAACTGCCTCAACTCCGAGGAGAACCAGCTCCAATGGGGTGAATCGGTCAACAACGTGCCCACCCGCGCCACCGCCGCACAGGCGTACGCGCAGCAGAACCCGCAGCTGGCCGCCTTCGCCGAGCTCGTCACCACCGCCCGCTCCCGTACCGCGAAGGTCGGCACCGGCTGGCCGGTCGTCGGCGACGCGCTCGCGGGCGCCTTCCAGTCCGTGCTGACGGGCCGGACCAGTCCCGAACAGGCCCTGCACCGGGCCCAGCAGCAGGCTTCGGCGGGGAAGTGA
- a CDS encoding carbohydrate ABC transporter permease, which yields MTTITSPAPATGAAEAKSAGSRAPLRHGLLRWLFVAPALAYMALFFGYPLVRNIVMSFQHYTPKTYFTGEAPFNGLDNWRAVFADELFTDALWHTALFTVGSLLGQFTIGLALAVFFSRRFRLSGLVRAVLLLPWLVPMVVSAVVWRRILDQDHGMLNTALHAVGLVPQDGVPWLSSPGVALLSAILVNIWIGIPFNMVILYGGLQEIPRDLYEAASLDGSGPWRTFRSITLPMLRPVITVVLVLGFMSTVKILDLILALTSGGPADSTQTLGTVTYQLSFLQLDFGQGAVVGNVLILISAVFAVLYLRANRADFGKGK from the coding sequence ATGACCACCATCACCTCCCCTGCTCCCGCCACGGGCGCCGCCGAAGCGAAGTCCGCAGGCAGCCGTGCTCCGCTGCGCCACGGGCTGCTGCGCTGGCTCTTCGTCGCTCCCGCGCTCGCCTACATGGCGCTCTTCTTCGGCTACCCGCTGGTCCGCAACATCGTGATGAGCTTCCAGCACTACACGCCGAAGACGTACTTCACCGGCGAGGCCCCGTTCAACGGCCTCGACAACTGGCGGGCCGTCTTCGCCGACGAGCTGTTCACCGACGCCTTGTGGCACACGGCCCTGTTCACCGTGGGCTCGCTGCTCGGCCAGTTCACCATCGGCCTGGCCCTCGCCGTCTTCTTCTCCCGCCGCTTCCGGCTCTCCGGCTTGGTGCGCGCCGTCCTGCTGCTGCCGTGGCTCGTGCCCATGGTCGTCTCCGCCGTCGTCTGGCGGCGCATCCTCGACCAGGACCACGGCATGCTGAACACCGCCCTCCACGCGGTCGGCCTGGTCCCGCAGGACGGCGTGCCGTGGCTGAGCAGTCCCGGCGTGGCCCTCCTGTCGGCGATCCTGGTCAACATCTGGATCGGCATCCCGTTCAACATGGTCATCCTCTACGGCGGCCTCCAGGAGATCCCGCGCGACCTGTACGAGGCCGCGTCGCTCGACGGCTCCGGCCCATGGCGGACGTTCCGCAGCATCACGCTGCCGATGCTGCGCCCGGTGATCACCGTCGTGCTCGTGCTGGGCTTCATGTCGACGGTGAAGATCCTCGACCTGATCCTGGCGCTGACCTCGGGCGGGCCCGCGGATTCCACACAGACGCTGGGCACGGTCACCTACCAGCTCTCCTTCCTTCAACTCGACTTCGGCCAGGGCGCCGTGGTGGGCAATGTCCTGATCCTCATCAGCGCGGTCTTCGCCGTGCTGTACCTGCGGGCCAACCGCGCCGACTTCGGCAAGGGGAAGTGA
- a CDS encoding carbohydrate ABC transporter permease produces MKRPASLPRVRSVWNTAAALLILAVLLFPVYWMLNTALQPESSIAATEWFPVSPSLKNFDTAISTQGGSLLTSFVVALGAVVVCLALAAPAAYGLAQFGLRGGQGIVFATLITQMVPGIVIANALYSAYAQLDLVNSYLGLILADASLGLPFAVVLLRAFMVSIPSEVVEAAMVDGANRFTAFVRIVLPMSRNALITAGLFTFLFAWSDFMFALTLNTTDDVKPVTLGIYQFVGAHVSDWGAVMATAVLSAVPAAVLLVVAQKYIAAGITGGSVK; encoded by the coding sequence ATGAAACGACCGGCGAGCCTTCCGCGCGTTCGTTCGGTGTGGAACACCGCCGCCGCGCTGCTGATCCTCGCCGTGCTGCTCTTCCCCGTGTACTGGATGCTGAACACCGCCCTCCAGCCCGAGTCGAGCATCGCCGCCACCGAGTGGTTCCCCGTCTCACCGTCCCTGAAGAACTTCGACACGGCGATCAGCACCCAGGGCGGGTCGCTGCTCACCAGCTTCGTCGTCGCACTCGGCGCCGTCGTCGTCTGTCTCGCGCTCGCGGCGCCCGCCGCCTACGGGCTCGCCCAGTTCGGGCTCCGCGGCGGCCAGGGCATCGTCTTCGCGACGCTCATCACGCAGATGGTTCCGGGCATCGTCATCGCCAACGCCCTCTACAGCGCCTATGCGCAGCTCGACCTCGTCAATTCCTATCTGGGGCTGATCCTGGCGGACGCCTCGCTCGGTCTGCCGTTCGCGGTCGTGCTGCTGCGGGCGTTCATGGTGTCGATCCCGAGCGAGGTCGTCGAGGCCGCGATGGTGGACGGGGCGAACCGCTTCACCGCGTTCGTGCGCATCGTGCTGCCCATGAGCCGCAACGCCCTGATCACGGCGGGACTGTTCACCTTCCTCTTCGCCTGGTCGGACTTCATGTTCGCGCTCACCCTTAACACCACGGACGACGTCAAGCCCGTCACGCTGGGCATCTACCAGTTCGTCGGCGCGCATGTCAGCGACTGGGGGGCGGTCATGGCGACCGCGGTGCTCTCCGCCGTACCGGCCGCGGTCCTGCTCGTCGTCGCCCAGAAGTACATCGCCGCCGGGATCACCGGCGGGTCGGTCAAGTAG
- a CDS encoding SpoIIE family protein phosphatase produces MLAGRATAGTGPARFRELFLQGEAVEAGVRPSILNSWQRSRALGLSPDQSDLPFREDFEPDGRILDAAVPVLDRLRSRFDGSEMNISVADAGGTVLLRRFGKASLARSLPAIQSVPGFVFSEQSAGTNGIGLALAERQPIRVYGAEHFAERSQNSACRALPLRDPLSGRIEGVLCFGYPRSAEDPSLDTVIRKAAEAIERRLLRQSSARERALLGAYLEAGAQASAGLRHSVEVDRLASELRPQDRAILMEKAAELITHGQRAAVDVSLPGGRQITLVSRPVTGTSGVEGYAVEAVLPASSPRDARTVPHQVHEPLGISMVSAVAPVIPLSGALTVGAVPGGLSSVPPSGLQPEAAPGQAAVHGDGGPAADVVDATGGHHDSPPPARGLVLVGEPHVGTYALAARRRLELLSEAGARIGTTLDVRRTAHELAQTAVPRLADFVTIDLPEAVLRGEESAHPRNDLRRTVVHGIRDDCPFSPVGQQVEYGPTTPQLRSLTSGQAVLEPDLKAAAGWLPEDPELSEQLLSQVHSLIAVPLLARGAVLGLVGFYRSAQSSPFEDDDRSLAQELAARAALSIDNARRYTRERTMSLALQRNLLPHGLPDQDAVDVAHRYLPAESDVGGDWYDVIPLSGARIGLFVGDVVGHGMLSAATMGRLRTAARSFAELDFSPDEVLTHLDNLVGRLDREDPASDGAGIIGATCLYAIYDPTSQQCTMARAGHPPPALAHPDGRVFFPELPPGPPLGLGHLPFEAVEVHLPEGSQLVLYTDGLIEDRNRDVDVVLDKLRGTLAHLERTPEETCQVILDTVAPAGPCDDIALLVARTHAFDPQRIATWDLPADPALVSEVRASAMRRLADWGLDEAAFAAELMLSELVTNAIRHGSGPIRVRLLHDRTLICEVSDTSDTAPHLRRAATTDEGGRGLFLVAQLSQSWGTRYTPEGKVIWAECGLHGG; encoded by the coding sequence ATGCTGGCGGGGCGTGCGACAGCAGGCACAGGACCCGCCCGCTTTCGTGAGCTGTTTCTCCAGGGTGAGGCCGTCGAGGCGGGTGTACGACCCTCGATCCTGAATTCCTGGCAGCGCTCTCGCGCCCTGGGCTTGTCTCCGGATCAGTCCGACCTTCCCTTCAGGGAAGATTTCGAACCCGACGGCCGGATCCTCGATGCCGCCGTTCCTGTTCTCGACCGCCTCCGGTCCCGGTTCGACGGCAGCGAGATGAACATCTCCGTCGCCGATGCCGGCGGAACGGTTCTCCTGCGCCGTTTCGGCAAGGCGTCGCTGGCGAGGAGCCTCCCGGCGATCCAGAGCGTTCCGGGGTTCGTGTTCAGCGAGCAGTCCGCCGGTACCAACGGGATCGGTCTCGCCCTGGCGGAGCGGCAGCCCATCAGGGTCTACGGAGCCGAGCACTTCGCCGAGCGTTCCCAGAACAGCGCCTGCAGGGCACTGCCGCTGCGCGACCCTCTCAGCGGGCGCATCGAGGGGGTCCTGTGCTTCGGGTACCCGCGCAGCGCCGAGGACCCGTCGCTGGACACCGTGATACGCAAGGCGGCGGAGGCCATCGAGCGGCGCCTGCTGCGGCAGAGTTCCGCGCGTGAGCGCGCTCTGCTGGGGGCCTACCTGGAGGCCGGGGCGCAGGCTTCCGCCGGACTGCGCCACAGCGTCGAAGTGGACCGACTGGCTTCGGAGCTGCGCCCGCAGGACCGGGCGATCCTCATGGAGAAGGCCGCCGAGCTGATCACCCACGGGCAGCGGGCCGCCGTCGATGTGTCCCTGCCCGGCGGTCGGCAGATCACGCTCGTGAGCCGTCCGGTGACAGGCACCTCGGGAGTGGAGGGATACGCCGTCGAAGCCGTGCTCCCCGCCTCCTCGCCACGCGACGCCCGCACCGTCCCCCACCAGGTCCATGAACCACTGGGCATCTCCATGGTGTCTGCCGTCGCCCCTGTCATCCCGCTGTCCGGGGCCCTCACCGTCGGCGCGGTGCCCGGGGGGCTCTCCTCCGTACCGCCGTCCGGACTCCAGCCCGAAGCGGCACCCGGCCAGGCCGCCGTGCACGGCGACGGTGGTCCGGCCGCCGATGTCGTCGACGCGACGGGCGGCCACCACGACTCCCCGCCTCCCGCGAGAGGGCTCGTACTGGTGGGGGAACCGCACGTGGGGACGTATGCCCTGGCGGCGCGGCGCCGGCTCGAGCTGTTGTCCGAGGCGGGCGCCCGCATAGGTACCACCCTGGACGTACGCCGCACCGCCCACGAACTCGCTCAGACAGCGGTGCCGCGGCTGGCGGACTTCGTCACCATCGACCTGCCCGAGGCCGTACTGCGTGGCGAGGAGTCCGCCCATCCCCGCAATGACCTGCGGCGAACGGTGGTCCACGGTATCCGTGACGACTGCCCCTTCAGCCCGGTCGGCCAGCAGGTCGAGTACGGACCGACCACACCGCAGCTGCGGTCCCTGACGAGCGGGCAGGCGGTCCTGGAGCCGGACCTGAAGGCCGCCGCGGGCTGGCTCCCCGAGGACCCCGAGCTCTCCGAGCAGTTGCTGAGTCAGGTTCACTCCCTGATCGCCGTGCCCTTGCTCGCCCGCGGTGCCGTACTGGGCCTCGTCGGCTTCTACCGCAGTGCGCAGTCCTCCCCCTTCGAGGACGACGACCGCTCGCTGGCCCAGGAACTCGCCGCCCGCGCCGCGCTGTCCATCGACAACGCCCGACGCTATACGCGCGAACGGACCATGTCTCTGGCCCTCCAGCGCAACCTGCTCCCGCACGGCCTGCCCGACCAGGACGCCGTCGACGTCGCCCATCGCTACCTGCCCGCCGAATCCGACGTCGGCGGCGACTGGTACGACGTCATACCGCTTTCCGGCGCCCGTATCGGCCTCTTCGTCGGCGACGTCGTCGGCCACGGCATGCTGTCCGCCGCCACCATGGGCCGGCTGCGGACCGCCGCACGCAGCTTCGCCGAGCTCGACTTCTCTCCGGACGAGGTCCTCACCCACCTCGACAACCTCGTGGGACGCCTGGACCGGGAGGACCCCGCCTCGGACGGCGCCGGCATCATCGGCGCGACCTGCCTGTACGCCATCTACGACCCGACCTCGCAGCAGTGCACCATGGCCCGCGCCGGCCATCCCCCACCCGCGTTGGCCCACCCTGACGGCAGGGTGTTCTTCCCGGAGCTGCCCCCCGGGCCCCCTCTCGGCCTCGGGCACCTGCCCTTCGAGGCCGTCGAGGTCCATCTCCCCGAAGGAAGCCAACTGGTGCTCTACACCGACGGACTCATCGAGGACCGGAACCGAGACGTCGACGTGGTCCTCGACAAGCTGCGCGGGACCCTGGCCCACCTGGAGCGCACACCGGAGGAGACGTGTCAGGTGATCCTGGACACCGTCGCGCCCGCCGGTCCCTGCGACGACATCGCCCTGCTCGTCGCCCGCACCCACGCCTTCGACCCCCAGCGCATCGCCACCTGGGACCTGCCCGCCGACCCTGCCCTCGTCAGCGAAGTCCGCGCATCGGCCATGCGCCGGCTGGCCGACTGGGGGCTCGACGAGGCCGCTTTCGCCGCGGAACTGATGCTCAGCGAGCTGGTGACCAACGCCATCCGCCATGGTTCCGGGCCCATCCGGGTACGGCTGCTCCACGACCGCACCCTGATCTGCGAGGTCTCTGACACCAGCGACACCGCGCCCCACCTGCGCCGGGCTGCCACCACCGACGAGGGCGGCCGCGGTCTCTTCCTCGTCGCGCAGCTCTCACAGAGCTGGGGGACGCGCTACACCCCGGAGGGCAAGGTCATCTGGGCCGAATGCGGCCTGCACGGCGGGTGA